A genome region from Arachis duranensis cultivar V14167 chromosome 8, aradu.V14167.gnm2.J7QH, whole genome shotgun sequence includes the following:
- the LOC107459983 gene encoding BEL1-like homeodomain protein 3 (The sequence of the model RefSeq protein was modified relative to this genomic sequence to represent the inferred CDS: added 35 bases not found in genome assembly), whose product MYPNQAFSSGSYAEMLSGNPLLSHNYNNNGSVGAPNMVDPACNSFVGGEQNVHGQGLSLSLGTSVSSFQYQYDGTTAAAECMVSLSSGGFHESAKREGLYNSNNSDPCIQGSFSNGVLNSHYLKAAQELLDEIVGVRKALLKQPGMEKQEKFNNGIDGGSKDSDGKCNSQSLQNNVKPPNELSAEERQSLLEKKTKLLTLLDEVDKKYRQYCHQMQIVVSSFDMVAGCGAAEPYTW is encoded by the exons ATGTATCCCAACCAAGCATTCTCTTCAGGATCCTATGCTGAGATGTTGTCTGGGAATCCTTTATTGTCTCATAACTACAACAATAATGGATCCGTTGGAGCACCAAACATGGTTGATCCAGCATGTAATTCTTTTGTAGGAGGTGAACAAAATGTACATGGCCAAGGGTTATCTCTTAGTCTAGGTACATCTGTTTCTTCCTTTCAATACCAGTATGATGGAACTACTGCTGCTGCTGAATGCATGGTATCTTTATCTTCTGGAGGCTTTCATGAAAGTGCCAAAAGAGAGGGTTTGTACAATTCCAATAACTCTGATCCATGCATTCAAGGATCATTCTCAAACGGTGTATTGAACTCACACTATCTTAAGGCAGCACAGGAGTTACTTGATGAAATAGTTGGTGTCCGAAAGGCTTTGTTGAAGCAACCTGGaatggagaaacaagaaaagttcAATAATGGCATTGATGGTGGCTCCAAGGATTCTGATGGAAAATGTAACAGTCAATCTCTGCAAAATAATGTCAAACCTCCTAATGAATTATCAGCCGAAGAACGCCAGAGTTTATTAGAAAAGAAGACAAAGCTTCTGACCTTGTTGGATGAG GTGGATAAGAAATACAGACAGTACTGTCATCAGATGCAGATTGTGGTGTCATCTTTCGACATGGT